A genomic stretch from Malus domestica chromosome 15, GDT2T_hap1 includes:
- the LOC103414715 gene encoding uncharacterized protein: MREFDFSVSSLNSKGFHLPFTSQPHNAKVQEKRRFEIIFALSSLDFIFWVNYQPVSVTRFRIIIWYHCCHLPLEFSHPNGTKAQNGISIVGGRSWFLGILRNLDR; this comes from the exons ATGAGAGAGTTTGATTTTTCGGTTTCCTCCCTTAATTCAAAAG GATTTCATTTACCGTTTACAAGTCAACCGCACAATGCCAAAGTACAAGAAAAGCGAAGATTTGAGATAATTTTTGCTCTAAGTTCTTTGGATTTTATATTCTGGGTTAATTATCAACCGGTTTCTGTTACCAGATTTAGAATTATAATTTGGTACCACTGCTGCCACCTGCCACTTGAGTTTTCACATCCTAATGGCACAAAAGCACAAAATG GAATTTCGATTGTTGGAGGGAGAAGTTGGTTCCTTGGCATTTTGAG AAATTTGGATCGTTGA
- the LOC139192593 gene encoding uncharacterized protein — translation MRQEDEESDEEVQVRRNKQNMAAAMAAAMVCQSTEEQPQWGGSVAGHSYKPRNRAMAHANLMNNYFNPNSVYTEEDFRRRFRMRRHVFERLLRDVQQVNPYFRQKRDRAGCPGFSPHQKVTVALRMIAYGSLADLMDETHGMSESTYLNTLEEFCDTIVQVYKDKYLREPNEEDLNRLLRKAEDRGFPGIIGSLDCMHWDWKNCPTGWQGGFSGRSRKPTVVLEAVASYDTWMWHAFFGVPESQNDITVLGRSPLFNNLTEGKAPQLDYYINGREYSMGYYLADNIYPKWATLVQAIPNPRNDAEKLFTLHQEAYRKDVERAFSILQARWKIISEPARGWSQENLNSIMMSCIILHNMIVEDERDGYIDGESDVDQEDPNRSRRALAKIYDGPNLSFNPRTDSISINEYMRRYRMIRSRATNKYLQQDLVAHLWAKRSME, via the coding sequence atgagacaagaagatgaggagtctgatgaagaagttcaagtaaggcgcaacaaacaaaacatggcAGCAGCTATGGctgcggccatggtgtgtcagtcaactgaggaacaacctcaatggggtggctctgttgctggtcactcttacaaaccacgaaacagagCGATGGCGCATGCCAATTTGATGAACAATTACTTCAACCCTAACTCGGTGTacacagaagaggatttcagacgtcgcttccggatgaggcgtcatgtcttcgagcgtttacttcgtgatgtccagcaagtcaatccatactttcgacAGAAGCGGGATAGAGCAGGCTGccctggtttctcacctcatcagaaggttactGTTGCACTCCGAATGATAGCCTATGGCTCCTTAGCTGATTTGatggatgaaacccatggtatgtctgagtctacatACCTTAATACTCTTGAAGAATTTTGTGACACAATTGTTCAAGTTTACAAAGACAAGTACCTCCGAGaaccaaatgaagaagatctGAATCGGCTTCTTCGCAAAGCTGAAGACCGTGGGTTTCCAGGCATAatagggtcattagactgcatgcattgggattggaagaactgtcccactggatggcaaggaggctttagcggaaggtcgagaaagccaactgttgtgttagaggcagttgcctcatatgacacatggatgtggcatgctttctttggagtccctgaatcccaaaatgacattacagttcttgggcgttcacccctcttcaataacttgacggaaggtaaagcacctcaacttgactactacatcaacggcCGTGAATACAgtatggggtattacttggcagataacatctacccaaagtgggcgacacttgtccaagcaattccaaaccctaggaatgacgcagaaaagttgtttaccttacaccaagaggcataccggaaagatgttgagagagctttcagtattctacaagcacggtggaagatcatcagcgaaccggcaagagggtggagtcaagaaaatttgaactccatcatgatgtcttgcatcatattacacaatatgatagtggaggatgagcgagatgggtatattgatggagagtccgatgtcgaccaagaagatccaaataggtcaagaagggctctagcaaaaatatatgatgggcctaatttgtctttcaatccaagaactgatagtatctctataaatgagtacatgaggcgatatagaatgatacgttctcgtgccacaaataagtacctacaacaagatcttgttgcacatctttgggccaaaagaagcatggagtag